The following are encoded in a window of Gossypium raimondii isolate GPD5lz chromosome 13, ASM2569854v1, whole genome shotgun sequence genomic DNA:
- the LOC105782330 gene encoding protein phosphatase 1 regulatory inhibitor subunit PPP1R7 homolog: protein MQNQTEPPPETNSDKDDQAIEFDLSSTTALDLTSFQLHDLDSVELPSSLTELDLTANRLSKLDPRIANLINLRKLSFQQNLIDDAAIESISSWDSLSGLEELVLRDNKLMKVPDVSLFKKLLVFDVSFNEITSLHGMSKVSSTLKELYVSKNEVTKMEEIDHLHELQILELGSNRLRVMENLQNFTKLEELWLGRNRIKAINLCGLKYIKKISLQSNRLTSMIGLEECVALEELYLSHNGISKMEGLSTLVNLRVLDVSSNKLTSVNDVQNLTRLEDLWLNDNQIESLESVAEAVSGSREKLTTVYLENNPCAKSPNYQATLRQIFPNIEQIDSSIFA from the exons ATGCAAAATCAAACCGAACCACCGCCGGAAACTAACTCGGACAAAGACGATCAAGCGATTGAGTTTGATTTATCATCCACCACCGCTCTCGATCTCACCAGCTTCCAGCTCCACGATCTCGACTCGGTGGAATTGCCGTCAAGCCTTACCGAGTTGGACCTTACTGCGAATCGCTTGTCGAAATTGGACCCTCGGATTGCGAATCTCATTAACCTCAGAAAGCTCTCTTTTCAGCAGAACCTCATCGACGATGCTGCTATCGAGTCGATCTCTAGCTGGGACTCATTATCTGGTCTTGAG GAGTTAGTACTCAGGGATAACAAATTGATGAAAGTACCAGATGTCAGCTTATTCAAGAAGCTCTTGGTTTTTGATGTTTCTTTCAACGAAATCACTTCTCTTCATGGAATGTCGAAGGTCTCCAGCACACTGAAGGAACTCTATGTATCCAAAAATGAAGTTACTAAGATGGAGGAGATTGACCACTTGCATGAGTTGCAAATTCTTGAACTTGGTTCGAACAGATTACGG GTAATggaaaatttgcaaaatttcacaaaattagaaGAGCTGTGGCTGGGAAGGAATCGAATTAAAGCTATAAACCTTTGTGGGCTCAAATACATCAAGAAGATTAGCTTGCAAAGTAATCGTTTAACTTCTATGATAGGATTGGAG gaATGTGTTGCTCTAGAAGAGTTATATTTGAGCCACAATGGCATTTCAAAAATGGAAGGTCTATCAACATTGGTTAACCTCCGAGTATTAGATGTTTCATCAAATAAGCTAACATCAGTAAATGACGTACAAAACTTGACAAG GTTGGAGGACTTATGGCTCAATGACAACCAAATAGAATCACTTGAAAGCGTAGCTGAGGCGGTTTCTGGTTCAAGAGAAAAGCTCACCACTGTCTATCTTGAAAACAATCCATGT GCAAAATCTCCAAACTACCAAGCTACCCTGAGACAAATTTTCCCCAATATCGAGCAAATTGATTCAAGCATATTTGCCTAG